In candidate division KSB1 bacterium, the DNA window CGACAAACTCGGTGCCCCAATCGCTTTGCACGGTGAGCTGGTGGAGGTTGATGCCATGGCGGCTGAGGTGTTCCAGCACCAGAGTGGCAAAGCGCATGGAGTTGGCCACCCTCAGTTCGTAGGCAAAGGCGACGAAAGTGGTGGCGGTGGTCACATCACAGATAGTGTCCTGCTACTTGGGCAGTTTCCCCAGATAGATCAGTGGCCAGAGGGTGGCGATGTCGTTGAGGTATTTGACGTCAATCTGCATGCGGTGGAAGGCCCGGAAGGTCTTCCTGAGGGTAGAAAGGTCGACCTTGTGCCGCCAGCGTTTCTGGCGGGGGACAAGCAGGTGGTAGTCATGGAGGATGCGGTTGATGGTGGTGGCCGACAGACGACGCTGGTGGCGGGTCAGCAGCAGCCAGCGCAGGGTGCGCTGTCCGGCGAAGGGGTAGCCTCGCTTCACCTCTGCCACCAAGGCTTCTACCCCAGGAGGTGTCTGTGGTCGTGTGGGCGTTGGCGGTGACGTTCCTGGGCTCATGGGTGGTGCGTGGTAGTGGATGCGCCAACGTCGTGTTGTTGGGGCAATTGTGCAACCAGATCCTCAGTCTGGCGCAATGGCAGCCATGCCACCGCACGGGGACAGAATGGCTCGAAGCTAGCCCTGATCACCTCACCGATCGCCTCACATAGGTGGGAAGGTTTTGTCTGGTCCCCACAAAACAGACTCAAAATCGCCTTGCATATTTGCCCACCGGGTGCTATATTCTGGCGCAAACCGACAGAGACCATTTACCAAATACCGGGAGGAAAGATGAGTACGCTCATGCGTCACGTTGGCCGCCTCGCGTGCACGGCAGCGGCACTGGCACTCCTATTCTCCTGTGCAGTCAACCCGGTGACCGGCAAGCGCGATTTCATGCTGCTCACCGAGGCGGATGAGATCCAACTCGGCAAACAGACCGATGCCGAGGTCATTGCCACCTACGGGGTTTTGGAAAACCCGCAGCTTCAGGCGTATGTCGGCGACCTTGGGCAGCGGCTGGCAAGGGTCAGCCACCGGCCGCAACTGCCCTACTCGTTCAAAGTGCTGGATTCGCCGGTAATCAACGCCTTCGCCGTGCCCGGCGGCTACGTCTATCTCACCCGTGGCATTCTCGCCTACCTCAACAATGAAGCCGAGTTGGCCGGGGTCATGGGGCACGAAATCGGCCACATCACCGCGCGCCACACTGCCAAGCAGTACAGCAAAGCAATGGTAGCCGGCCTGGGCCTGGAGATCGGCAAGGAGCTTTCCAAGGAGTTCCGCAAGTACGCCCCATACGTGGAGTTCGGCGTGGGCATGCTCTTCCTGAAGTTCAGCCGCGACGACGAGCGCCAGGCCGACGAGTTGGGCGTCACCTACTCCACCAAGGCGGGCTGTGACGCCTCGCACATGGCCAATTTCTTCGTCACCTTGGAGCGCTTGCAGCCCAGCTCCGCACAGGGGCTGCCCGACTGGTTCTCCACCCACCCAAATCCGCCGTCGCGCATCAAGAACATCCAGAGCTTGGCAGCGCAGTGGAAAAAGACTGTGGGCGCGGCCGACTACCAGGTGAACAGCGAAAGGTACCTGCGCAGCGTGGATGGCATCGTCTACGGGGAGGATCCCCGGCAGGGGTACGTAGCCGATGGGGTGTTCTACCATCCGACCATGCGCTTCCAGTTCCCGGTGCCGCAGAATTGGAACGTGGCCAACACGCCATCGCAAGTGCAGATGGTCTCGCCCCAGGAAGACGCGGTCATCCTCTTCATGCTGGCCAAGGAGCCCGCTCCCAAGGCGGCGGCGGACAAATTTGTGCAAGAGACAAATGCCACCGTGGTGGAGTCCACCTCGCTGCAGGTCAACGGCCTTGCCGCCCACCGCCTGGTGACCAACTTGGTTTCGGGGGAGACTGCCCTGGCGGTGCTCTCTTACTTCATCCAAAAGGGGAACACGGTGTTTGTGTTCCACGGCTACACTCTTCAGGCCGGGTTTGCGCAGTACAGGAGCCTGTTGCAGAGCACGATGTCTCAGTTCCGGGAGCTCACCGATCCGGCGCGCATCAACGTCAAGCCAGCGATCCTGCGCGTGAAGGAGGCGCCACGCCAGGCTACCTTGCGCCAGATCCTCAAGGACTTTGGCGTGGCGGATGACAAGCTCTCCGCCATGGCGATCCTCAACGGCAAGGAGTTGGAAGAAGTGCTGCCGGCCGGCACCCTGGTGAAGGTAGTGGAAAAGTAGGGAGCAAGGCCCACAAGCGAAAAACGGGCGGAGCAAGCCTGCTTCGCCCGTTTCTTTTCTCCCACCGCTTTCCCTTCACGGCGTCGTCATCCCCTGCACGCGATAGTTGAACTCATACGAGAGGGCGCGACTCCAGTCCTCGTCAAAAATGGTCTTGTAGCGCGTCCCTTCGGGGGGCCCAACCGGCTTGCCGTAGGTGAAGAACCAATTGACAATCGGGCTGCCGGTGAAGCCGAAAGCAATCCAGTACCGTCCCGGCGAGAGCAGAATGGGGTCCCCCTGGAAAGGGAAATCCACCCAGCGGTAGCCCGGACGCAAGGAGAGCTGCCCCACGGAGAGCATTTCGCTGGTGGCAATGTAAGCCCCTGGTTTGGCGTTGTCGTCCTTGTACAGCTCCACCCACAGGGTGCCGTCGCCGCCAAAGCGGTGCAGCGCCAGGCCCACGCTGCGCAGGCTGAGCGGCTTACTGAGCACGAACATTTGTGCGTATTGCGCCGCCTGCGTGGTCACGTACTCGGCCGTCTCTACAAGAAAATTCTTGCGCATCTCAAAGGCGTTCTCGCCGCCCGCCACTGCCGGCCCCCGCGCCGCCATAAAGTCCACGCCCTCCGGATAGTTGAGGTTGCCGTAGACAAATGGCACCGTGTAGCGGAGCTGCTTCATCTCCTGTTCGGGGACGACCTTCGGCGGTGGCGGTGGGGGCGGCGCCTCGTAGGGCTTGAACACTGCCAACACTTCCGGAAGAAAGAGCATGTTGCGCGGGCCGTGCGCTTCCTTCTTGGCGTTGAGCGCCACGCGGTCCTGGACAAAGTCCGCGTCGATACTCTCTTCGCACTGCGGCTGCCCTTCTGCGCCTTGTGACTGCGTCCAGCGAATCAGGCCATCCTTGATGGTCTCCTCGTTGTCCACGCCCACTTCGATGCGGATGAAGCGGTTGCTGACAAAGAGCTCGGTCTGCTGGGGGTCAAAGGGCACCCATCCCAGGTCAGGGAAAAACACCTCGATCCACGAGTGCCTACCCTGGCCCATGCGCATGGTGAGCGTGCCATCAGGCAACTTCACGTCGTACGGGCGCTTGAGGGTGACGCCATTGACGATGCGCACCGGCACCCCCACCGCGCGCAGCAGGGCCGCAGCCAGGTGCGAGTAGTTCTGGCAATTGCCCTTGCCGCTCTGGAACGAATAGAGCGCGTCGTACTGCACGGGCGGCGTTACGTACTGCATGTGGTCCACTACCCAGGAGAGAATTTTCTGCACGGCGTCAAATTCGGTTTGAGCACCGACGGTGAGCTGGCGTGCCTTGGCGGCAATGGCCGCGTCGCCGCTCTGCACCTGAGGACTCGGTTTGAGGTAGACCCCCACCTCGGCGGGCAGAGCCGTCAGAGGAAACGGAGCCTGGGTCTTCAAAGACTGCAGCGTGACCTTGGTCACTGCCACCATGGCAATGTTCGCCTCCACCAGGCCTCTGGCACCTGACCAGGTCGCCTTCACCACGCGGTTGCCGCGCGCATCGACTTCCTCCTGCCGCGAAGACGGCTCCGGTTGAAAGGTGAGCGAAAACTCGGCGACAGCCTGGTTGTACGTCGGCGAGGCGAAGCTTTCCGGCACCACAAAGCTCAGCAAGAGGAGCTTAGTGCCTGGTGCGGGCTCGACTTTTTGCGACAGCCGGTAGGCAATCTTCGACTCCTGCCCGCCGTTGAGCAGATAGTTTTCCGCGGCGCTCCGTCCCACTACGCACGCCGCGAGCAGCAGCACGACCAGTCCCTTTCGCACGGTCACCTCCATTGCCCGATGAACCACCTTCTCTCCTTCCTGAGAGGGGCTTGCAGGCTCAGCACACGATGCACGACCCGCTGAGCCGCGCCCTGCAATACTGCGCCATAGTGTGCGCAGCACAAGACATGTGTTCTGCCAGGTGCTCCGGCGAGTAGCCGCCCGGGGCGAAAATCATCATCAGCACTTCTTGGGTGTTCTCGGTTATCCTGGTGCGGGCCGAGTCTGCAGAGGGATTGCCAAACGGCCCCTCCGCATCGACTAAGACCAGCTTCCCTTGCGCGTTGACCCAGCCCTTGCCAATCCCTTCGTACCCCTCCCCTTCGAGGCCCAAGCGAGCAACGACCTCGTGGCCTTTTATCGTCGCCACGTCGTACAGCCCGATGGGCAGCAGAAAGCGCAGGCAGCAGAGGTTGCACGCATCGACCACCGTGTTGATTTGGTAGAGATCCATCCCTTTGAGCACGCGGCGCAAGAGGGCCTCTGAGGACGGCCGGTTCTTGGTGGGATCCAATCCAATCCGCCGATAGAGCGCTCGGGCCGGCTGCAGCGCGGGCAAGGCACCATCGGGGTTTTGGAAGCGCGTACGCAGCTCCTCGGCCAGCGATTGCATCTCTTGCCCCAGCTCCGCTGACCTGTTGCCGACCACGACCTCGGCCAATTGCAGCACCGCCAGGTTCACCCAGCCTGCCACCTGCGGCGCGACCACAAGCGTGACGTTCCCTCGGCTCATCTGCCCGGCCCTTGTACGCTCGGATGTTACGAAATCCTCCCGTCAAAAGCAAGCAAAATATGCGGCAGCCGTCAGGCGGCCGAAGGGCCCGAGGCGCATCTCGCGCCAATGGCAGGGAGTGGCAACGCATCAAGGCCGCAGCACTCCCGGGGGTTCTCGCTTCTGGAACAAGCTGGCGACGCACGCGTTGAGCGTGCTCGTCCTCGCCGAGCACGTGCCGCTGCAGCGAAGGCCGCCCGACGAAGGTGACGACAGGCGAGACAGCTCCTCCACCGCGAGGAGAGCACGGCCTCTGGCACGAGGACGCGTCACTCGCCAAGGGCGGTCCGGCAGGAACTCTCGGGCGGCAGTGGCTGCGCGGCGAGGGGTTTGTACCCCCACGGCCGATGGGCAACTGCCTCCGCAGCAGGCGCGAGGGCGCGCTATCTGATGAGCACACAGCGACCGGTGGCCACCTGCCGTGCTCCGGCCACTCGCAGGAAGTACACGCCAGGACCCACGTCTTGGTCAGGTTGCCAGCGCACGGCATGCAAGCCGGCGGCGTACTCCTGGGAGGCAAGCTGCTGCACGAGCTGGCCCACGGCATTGTACACGGAGACGGACACCACCTCCGGCGCCGGCAAGTCAAACATGAGCGTCACGCCGCTCCTGTCCCTGCTCAGGGGGAAGGGGTTCGGGTAGGCAGGATAGAACACAAAGCTTGCTGGCGCGCCGCTTGCGCCCTGCTCGCATGCCAAGACAGCAGTCGAGGGCACGTCGATGCCGGAAAAGACGTAGGCGACACCGCCTTTCTCGAACCATGACTTGGACAGGTCGGCCTTGTTGAACACGTGCGCATAGCCGTCAGAGCTGCGTGCCGGGTCGTGCACGATGGGGTCTCCGCTGGCGGTAAAGCCCGCCACCATCATCAGGTGTCCGCTGTACAGGGGCGGTCCCACCGACATGCCGATGCGCCCGCCTTTGGCCAGCACGTCGTAGGCCTGGCTCCAGGAGCGGATGCGCGCCACTGTGCCCCGCAGGCCGTGCTCTGCGGCATTCTGCACCACGCGCGGCCAGACGCCAAAGATTCCCCAGTAGGGGTCGTACGTATCCAGGGCGAATGGGAGGGGATCAACAGAAATCCCATAGCTCAGCAGGATCATGGCCACAGTCGTCGGCGAACAGATTCTGCCGCCAAATTCGCTGGAAATCTTGTACTGCGCCAGGAAGGTGGTGGGAATGAAGATCGCCGGGGGCCGGTCCGCAAGGGCAGCGCTCAGGTCAAACTCGGCCGTCGTGCGACTGTCGCTCGCCACAAATGACAGCAGCCGCACCGTGGGAGAAGGCACGCTTGCAGCCAGGCGCTTCATCTCGATCTTGAACTGCCAGCTCGTGGCATAGAAGGAGAGCTCCACGGTGTCGATGTCAATCCGCCCACCGGCGAAGGTCGTCGGCTTGGTGCCCGGCCAGAGGTTGGCCTTCCAGTAGCCGACTTCCAACCAAGGCGACCACCCAGTCCCGTAGGGCACGCGGATGAGCACGCGGAAGCCGCCGCTGTCGCCAGGCGCCGAGCCATTCCATGAGGGGAGGCCGATGTCGAACGGGAAGGGTGCGCTCTGCACCTGCAAGATGATGCTTCCGCTCAAGGAGCCATCGGCTAACTGGATCGCTCGCCCGTCCGGGCTGCGCACAATGTTCACGATGCTGGTCGCCCCGGCCAAGAGTGAGTCGGCCCCTTCCAGAACAAACTGCTGGTCCGGGTACGACGCAAGTGCCCCTGGTGCGCTCAGCCCAAGCAGAGCAGCAAGAAACAGCATCCCTTTGCGACTTCTCAAAAAGCCACCTCCACGATTCCGTCTTTCCATGTGCGACACCTGAAGTTCGATTTCTCATGTCAACTGCTGGGCGGGAACCCAGCATAAGCACTCGCCTGCTGCGCCGCCACTCGTACCACCCTGCTCACAGCAGCCGCACCTTTCTTCGCACCAGCGTCCGGTCTTTCCAGGTCGCCTTGCCGGCCAGAGCACGGACTATGGCTTCCAGGCCGATCAATACCGAGGCAGTAATGACCACGGGGTAAAGACAGCACAGCCGCTTGGGCATGCCGGTGGCCGTTGCGACCAGGAGCCACAGGAGGCAGTTCAGGCCGACAGTCACAAGTGCGGCAACGCTGGAGCCGGGGAGACTCGTCCTCATCATGCCGGAGAGGACGGTGACCAGCGGGTGCCACGCGATGAGCATCAGCCATGACCAGACGAAGAGCGCCACCAGCAGGCGGTAGTTGAACAGAGCGAAGTAGTTCTTGGCGAACCCTCGTCTCGCCTCGCACCAGCCGCGGTACATGCGAGCGGTGACGAGGTCGGTGGCGTTGACCAGCCGCCATCGTAGGCCGGCTTTCTTGATGTGCCTTGCCAGTTCCATGTCCTCGGTGGCGTGGTCGCGGACGGCGGCGTGTCCGCCCACCTGCTCGTATGCCTCACGCCGCATGAGCAAGAACTTGCCATTGGCCGCCACCAAGGCGCGGTTCTTGCGCAGCCAATAGGCAAGGGGCACCGGCAGCAGGGTGAGGATGCTCCAGGCCGGAAACGGGACGGTGACGAGCTCTCCTACGCTGCCTATCTCCAGGCCGGTGATGGCCGTAAGCAAGTCTGCCTTTGTGCTCTGCAAGGCGGCCACTGCCCGAGCGAGGGTTTCGGGCTGATGCCGCGTATCGGCGTCGGTGAAAAAGAGGAGCTCGCCGGTAGCAGTTGCCGCAAGCTGGTGACAGGCCCACGGCTTGCCATTCCACCCCTCCGGCAAGGGCTGACCGTGCACCAGGCGGACGGGCGTCCCCCCTGTGTCGCGCACCACCGCCGCTGTGCCATCTGCAGAGTCATCGTCCAAGACGAGCACCTCAAAATCCGGGTAGGATTGCGCGACCAGCGACGAGACGCATGCAGCAATGCTCCCCTGCTCGTTACGCGCCGGAACCAGAATAGATACGCGCGGCTGCGGGGAAGAGGGCCGAAACCTGGAGAGAAGGGGCACTGCCCGCAGATTCAGTGCAGCGATAGCAAGCTGCACTGCCACAAAGAGCAGAATGCGCCACGAGTCGACGATCGGACTCACACCCTGCTCCTGTGCGCGCACAATTCCCGCCGGTGGGTGAAGATGAGCAGGGCAAGATTCAGCGTGGCAGTCCCCAACAGAGGCCCGGCACCGAAGCGCACAGCAACGAACAGCGTCACGCCGGCCATGGCCGAAGCCACCACCCAGGCGTCCGGCAGACGGAGCAGGAACTTGGCCACTGCGCATGCACCGCCGAGAATGCAGGGGACCTGCCAGGCGGTGAGCCCTGCCCACACGCCGAAAGTAACGGCGATCCCCTTGCCGCCGCGACCTGCCAGCCACGGCGAGAAGATGTGGCCCAGCACCGGCGCCATGGCGATGAGCGGCAGAAACCATCCCCAAGGCGAGGCCTCAGGCGCTGACAGCGGCCAGGTAGCCAAGGCCACGGGGAGTGCGCCTTTGAGAAAGTCCAAGAGGCCTCCTGCCAGCCCGATGGCCAGGCCTGCCGCCTTGATGGCGTTGGCCGCTCCGGGGTTGCCGTCGCCGACCTTGCGCACATCCTGGCCCCCCAGCCGCCCCAACCAGTAGGAGAACATGAGCGAGCCGCTGAGGAAGCCTGCGGCGAGCCAGAAGGCGGTTGTCCCTGGAGTCGGTTGGCCGTGCATGGTGTTCACCTCCTCCTTTTCAGCGCACCAGGACGCACCGGCGCGTCTGCTGCCGGTGGGAGGTGCGGGCCTGCACAAAATAGACTCCACTGGGCAGTGGCCTGCCTGCATGGTCCCGTCCGTCCCAGGTCAGAAGATGCTTGCCTGAGAGCACCTGTCCATCGCAGAGCACGGCAACCTGTTCCCCTCTCGCGTTG includes these proteins:
- a CDS encoding M48 family metalloprotease; protein product: MSTLMRHVGRLACTAAALALLFSCAVNPVTGKRDFMLLTEADEIQLGKQTDAEVIATYGVLENPQLQAYVGDLGQRLARVSHRPQLPYSFKVLDSPVINAFAVPGGYVYLTRGILAYLNNEAELAGVMGHEIGHITARHTAKQYSKAMVAGLGLEIGKELSKEFRKYAPYVEFGVGMLFLKFSRDDERQADELGVTYSTKAGCDASHMANFFVTLERLQPSSAQGLPDWFSTHPNPPSRIKNIQSLAAQWKKTVGAADYQVNSERYLRSVDGIVYGEDPRQGYVADGVFYHPTMRFQFPVPQNWNVANTPSQVQMVSPQEDAVILFMLAKEPAPKAAADKFVQETNATVVESTSLQVNGLAAHRLVTNLVSGETALAVLSYFIQKGNTVFVFHGYTLQAGFAQYRSLLQSTMSQFRELTDPARINVKPAILRVKEAPRQATLRQILKDFGVADDKLSAMAILNGKELEEVLPAGTLVKVVEK
- a CDS encoding phenylalanine--tRNA ligase beta subunit-related protein, which codes for MSRGNVTLVVAPQVAGWVNLAVLQLAEVVVGNRSAELGQEMQSLAEELRTRFQNPDGALPALQPARALYRRIGLDPTKNRPSSEALLRRVLKGMDLYQINTVVDACNLCCLRFLLPIGLYDVATIKGHEVVARLGLEGEGYEGIGKGWVNAQGKLVLVDAEGPFGNPSADSARTRITENTQEVLMMIFAPGGYSPEHLAEHMSCAAHTMAQYCRARLSGSCIVC
- a CDS encoding C39 family peptidase; the encoded protein is MRSRKGMLFLAALLGLSAPGALASYPDQQFVLEGADSLLAGATSIVNIVRSPDGRAIQLADGSLSGSIILQVQSAPFPFDIGLPSWNGSAPGDSGGFRVLIRVPYGTGWSPWLEVGYWKANLWPGTKPTTFAGGRIDIDTVELSFYATSWQFKIEMKRLAASVPSPTVRLLSFVASDSRTTAEFDLSAALADRPPAIFIPTTFLAQYKISSEFGGRICSPTTVAMILLSYGISVDPLPFALDTYDPYWGIFGVWPRVVQNAAEHGLRGTVARIRSWSQAYDVLAKGGRIGMSVGPPLYSGHLMMVAGFTASGDPIVHDPARSSDGYAHVFNKADLSKSWFEKGGVAYVFSGIDVPSTAVLACEQGASGAPASFVFYPAYPNPFPLSRDRSGVTLMFDLPAPEVVSVSVYNAVGQLVQQLASQEYAAGLHAVRWQPDQDVGPGVYFLRVAGARQVATGRCVLIR
- a CDS encoding glycosyltransferase; the protein is MSPIVDSWRILLFVAVQLAIAALNLRAVPLLSRFRPSSPQPRVSILVPARNEQGSIAACVSSLVAQSYPDFEVLVLDDDSADGTAAVVRDTGGTPVRLVHGQPLPEGWNGKPWACHQLAATATGELLFFTDADTRHQPETLARAVAALQSTKADLLTAITGLEIGSVGELVTVPFPAWSILTLLPVPLAYWLRKNRALVAANGKFLLMRREAYEQVGGHAAVRDHATEDMELARHIKKAGLRWRLVNATDLVTARMYRGWCEARRGFAKNYFALFNYRLLVALFVWSWLMLIAWHPLVTVLSGMMRTSLPGSSVAALVTVGLNCLLWLLVATATGMPKRLCCLYPVVITASVLIGLEAIVRALAGKATWKDRTLVRRKVRLL
- a CDS encoding glycerol-3-phosphate acyltransferase, translated to MHGQPTPGTTAFWLAAGFLSGSLMFSYWLGRLGGQDVRKVGDGNPGAANAIKAAGLAIGLAGGLLDFLKGALPVALATWPLSAPEASPWGWFLPLIAMAPVLGHIFSPWLAGRGGKGIAVTFGVWAGLTAWQVPCILGGACAVAKFLLRLPDAWVVASAMAGVTLFVAVRFGAGPLLGTATLNLALLIFTHRRELCAHRSRV